The following proteins come from a genomic window of Lycium ferocissimum isolate CSIRO_LF1 chromosome 4, AGI_CSIRO_Lferr_CH_V1, whole genome shotgun sequence:
- the LOC132053556 gene encoding ubiquitin-conjugating enzyme E2-23 kDa-like, producing MSSPSKRREMDLMKLMMSDYKVEMINDGMQEFYVHFHGPPESPYHGGVWKIKVELPDAYPYKSPSIGFINKMYHPNVDEMSGSVCLDVINQTWSPMFDLTNIFEVFLPQLLLYPNPSDPLNGEAAALMMRDRTAYELRVKEYCQKYAKPEDVGAVPEEKSSDEELSEAEYSDDEAMAGPVDP from the exons atgTCTTCCCCTAGCAAAAGGAGAGAGATGGACTTGATGAAACT GATGATGAGTGATTACAAGGTGGAAATGATTAATGATGGGATGCAAGAGTTTTATGTGCATTTTCATGGACCTCCTGAAA GTCCTTATCATGGTGGAGTTTGGAAAATAAAGGTGGAACTTCCAGATGCTTACCCGTATAAATCTCCATCGATTGGCTTTATTAATAAAATGTACCATCCAAATGTTGATGAGAT GTCAGGTTCAGTTTGTTTAGACGTTATCAATCAGACTTGGAGTCCCATGTTTG ATTTGACGAACATATTTGAAGTGTTTCTTCCACAACTTCTCTTGTATCCAAACCCATCAGACCCGTTGAATGGGGAAGCAGCTGCCTTGATGATGCGAGACCGAACTGCGTATGAACTAAGAGTTAAAG AATATTGTCAAAAATATGCCAAGCCGGAAGACGTTGGAGCTGTCCCTGAGGAGAAGTCAAGTGATGAGGAGTTAAGTGAAGCTGAATACTCAGATGATGAGGCAATGGCAGGCCCTGTTGATCCATAA